The genomic interval GATTTCCTGAAAATCCATAGTACGAAGAAAACTCACAGTCCGTCTGGTGTACCTATTCTGATGGTAAAAACAGGAGCGAGGAAGACTTATTATACAGAAGAACAAGAGGTCTTTAACTAAACTGGCCGGTCTGAGCAGCCCATTTACCGTTAAAATATGATTAAAACAGGATTGCCGATAAATTATTCCTGTAAAAATTTATAACTTCATCAGCTCAATAAACCAATGGCTATGGATTGGGATTGAAGGAATAATTTTTAAAAATGAAAGAACAAATCGGTACTGATCAAAAGAGCCCTCCGGGAATATTCAGCCTGTTAAAACCCTATAGGGCAATGGTCATCATGCTCATTCTATTTGCACTTTTTAGCAATGGACTGAATTTATGGCTGCCCCGGATGATTGGTCATGGAATTGACGCTTATAATAGTGGAAACTTTTCCTATAAAGCCATTATTATAGAATTTACGGTAGTCGCACTGATTATTTTTATATTCAGTTACCTGCAGGGAATTGTGCAGACTTATGCGTCAGAGCGTGTTGCTTGCGATCTGCGAACCAGGATTACTAAAAAAATCTCAGAACAGAGTTTTGTCTTTATTGAGAAAACCAATCCTTCAAAATTATTAACCAACCTGACCTCGGATGTAGATTCAGTGAAGTTGTTTATTTCTCAGGCTATCGTTTCTATAGTCTCTTCTATCTTTATTATCATTGGTGCTACCATTTTGCTGCTGAGTATTAACTGGAGACTGGGTTTAACTACAATTTGTATCATTCCCATTATTGGCGGCGCATATTATATGGTATTGGGTAAAGTAAAAGTGCTGTTCAAAAAGAGCAGGGAAGTTATTGACTGGTTAAACAAAGTTATCAATGAAAGTATTCTTGGTGCTGCGCTGATCCGTGTCATCAATTCTCAGCAACTGGAATATGAGAAGTTTTTTAATGCCAGTACACAGGCAAAAAATATTGGTATTTCTATTCTCCGGTTATTTGCATGGCTGATTCCAATCATTGTTTTTACAGCGAATATGGCTGGATTAATGATTCTTGCTTTAGGTGGGCATTATGTGATTAAAGGGAGCATGACCATCGGGGATTTTGCTGCTTTCAACAGTTATCTTGCCTTATTGATTTTCCCGATCCTGGTCATTGGCTTTATGAGTAACGTGATTGCACAGGCTACAGCATCTTTTGGCAGGATCAGCCAGGTGCTGAATGCAGAAGATCCTGCAGAAACGGGTACATTAACCACGAGCCTGGCCGGTGCAATTGAGGTAGAAGCTGTAAGTATTAGTTATGGGGAGAAATCGTCACTGAAAGACATTTCTTTTAAAGTGGAACCTGGTTCAAAGATTGCAATCATTGGCCCTACTGCTGCGGGAAAATCTCAATTGCTTTACTTGTTGACCGGACTCATACAGGCGGATTCAGGGAAAGTGCTATATGATGGCAAGCCTATTGAAGAATATCAATCTGAGGCTTTTCATGCCCAGGTAGGGTTTGTATTTCAGGATAGTATCATGTTTAACATGAGTATCCGTGAAAACATTGCTTTTAGTGACCTGGTTACCGATGAGTCACTGGAGAAGTCTATTGCTACAGCTGAGTTGAAAGACTTTATAGACGCCATGCCCGATGGATTGAATACCAAAGTTTCTGAACGTGGACTGAGTCTTTCTGGGGGTCAAAAACAACGGATTATGCTGGCCCGCGCATTAGCTTTAAATCCTAAAATATTATTACTTGACGATTTTACAGCAAGGGTTGACCCGCAAACGGAACAAAAAATACTGGCTAATATTACTGCAAATTATCCCGGGCTTACCTTGATCTCTGTGACACAGAAGATCGCAGCAGTACAGCATTATGAAAAGATTATTCTGCTGATGCAGGGTGAATTGCTGGCTGAAGGAACGCATGAAGAGCTGATGCAAAAAAGCCCGGAATATATTCAGATTCTTAACTCTCAACAAAGTACAAGCAATTATGAATTATAACCTGAACAGTCTGCCTGACGGGGCAGCAAAAAGTTCTGCCTGGTCGGGTGTAAAGAGCTTGTTAAAGCTGGTAGAGCAGGAAAGAAAAACATTAATTATTGCACTCTGTACAGTACTGCTGAATGCTTCCCTGAACTTATTAGGCCCTTTTTTAATCGGGCATACCATTGATAAATATATCCTGACTAAACAGTATCATGGTGTACTGGTATTTTCGGGCATCCTGTTGGCCATGTATATTACTGCATTTGTGAGCAGTTATTTTCAGACCAAGTTAATGGGAGGATTAGGACAGCGTATTATTTTCGAATTGAGAAATACCATCTTTAATAAAATTCAACAGCTTCCACTTGCTTTTTTTAATGAAAATAAAGCGGGAGACCTGATTTCCAGAGTTAATAATGATACGGATAAACTTAGCCAGTTCTTTTCACAGGCACTGATGCAGTTTATTAGTAATATTGTGATCATGGTCGGAGCAGGGATATTTTTGCTGATCATCAATATCAAATTGGGAATGGCTGCTTTAGTACCAGCCGCTTTTATCCTGATTTTTACTAAATTAATCTCTCCCTGGATTAAGAAGAAAAATGCATTAAACCTGAAGAGCACTGGTGCAATGAGTGCAGAAATTCAGGAAAGTCTGAATAACTTTAAAGTGATCATCGCTTTTAACAGACGTGATTATTTCAGAAAGCGGTTTGATCAGGCGAACCAGAAGAATTATAAGACTGCGATTGGTGCAGGTCTGGCTAACAATATTTTCCTTCCTGTGTTTGGGTTATTTTCTTCCATTGCCCAGCTGACGGTCTTGTCTTTTGGTATTTACCTGATTACACAGGGGAATTTTACCATTGGTTTATTAGTGAGTTACCTTTCTTATGCAACCAACTTTTATAATCCGCTGCGCCAGTTAGCAGCTTTATGGACAAGTTTCCAGCTGGCTTTAGCGGGATGGGACAGGATCGGTCAGATTTTATCGCTGAACAACAACCTGGTGACTATTTCGTATGATGATACTGCAAATCCGACTGATGCGGTTCTTGAATTCAGAAATGTACATTTTGGTTATCCTGGTGGTTATGAGATTCTCCATAATATCAGCTTTGCGATGGAACGGGGTAAAACTTATGCGCTGGTAGGTCCAACAGGAGGTGGTAAAACAACGACAGCCTCATTAATGGCCCGTTTATATGATCCGCTGGAAGGGACAATTTTATTAAGCGGCAGAGATATCCGGACTTACAGTGCAGAAGAACGTGCAGCGAAAATAGGTTTTATCTTGCAGGAGCCTTTCTTATTTACAGGAACGGTACGTGAAAATATTCTCTATAGTAATTCACGTTATCATAAATTCAGCAATGAACAATTCCTGAATGTATTGAAAGAGGCGAAATTAGAAGGATTACTGGCTACCTTTGAGGATGGCCTGGATACGGCAATTTTATCAGGCGGGAATAGTTTAAGTATCGGACAGAAGCAACTGATTGCTTTTATGCGGGCAGTTTTGCGTAAACCAGAGTTGTTGATCCTGGATGAAGCTACTGCTAATATTGATACGATAACTGAGCAGCTGCTTGGGCAGATTCTGGCTAATTTGCCGAAAGAAACAACTTTAGTCGTCATTGCACACCGGTTAAATACGATTGAAAATGCAGATGAGATTTTCTTTATTAACTCAGGAGAAGTGACCAGGGCAGGCTCGTTCAAAGAAGCTGTTGACAGATTGATGCATGGGAAAAGATTGAGTTAGTTTTATTGGAGAAAAATAGTATGTTTATCTGGTTTTTTAATCCTTAAATAACTGATAATCTGAAAAATATAATAAAGAAAAAAGGAGCTATTTAGGCTCCTTTTTGCAGTTGACGGGTGCATAGGTAAATCTACCCTGCGTGAAGTCTATCGGGATGTCTTTCCTGAAATAGATCCTGCCCAGTACCCCTTCCATCTTTCCAATACCCATTATTAATTTGTCCTCTTTTTTCAGGAAGGCAAGCGGATTTTTATAACCGGTAGAGTTTTTGCCAATTTTAAAGGAATAAATAACGAATAAGGTGTCACCTTTAAATGCCCCCTCAAATTCTCCGTGATTGTTATCTTTTTTATAATAATTAACCACCAGGTTTCCGCTAACTCTTCCCTTGCTGAAAGATTGAAGTTCCATTTTGGCGGTATCTCTGCCGTCTACAGCCATATAGCAGGTTGTAGCGATTGGTTTCTCCGGGTTTTTACCATTATCCTGGCGGCAACTGTATAAAATTGTTGATACCAGAGCTAAACAAATAAGCATGGGATTTTTCATAAGCGCTGTTATTTAATATACAAACAGGATGCGCTCAAAGCGTTAATTCCATAACGATAGGGTTATTTGTTTTGTTTTTTTAACCATTCATCTACTTTTCGCTGCAATACCGTATCTGCTTTGTTGTACATCATGGCTTTAGCATAAGCAGGGCTGAGCTGTTCTGTTAATTTGATCCAGTAGAGTTCCGGATGTTTCTTCTGCTGATATTTCGCTTCTGTCTCATCCGTAAACATCACATCTGCCTCCAGGTTTAACAGGGTTTTAAAAGCCTGCTGGTTGTCAGGAATAACTTTTATCGTTGCGCTTTGTATATTCTTTCTGGCAAATATTTCATTCGTTCC from Pedobacter sp. WC2423 carries:
- a CDS encoding ABC transporter ATP-binding protein; this encodes MKEQIGTDQKSPPGIFSLLKPYRAMVIMLILFALFSNGLNLWLPRMIGHGIDAYNSGNFSYKAIIIEFTVVALIIFIFSYLQGIVQTYASERVACDLRTRITKKISEQSFVFIEKTNPSKLLTNLTSDVDSVKLFISQAIVSIVSSIFIIIGATILLLSINWRLGLTTICIIPIIGGAYYMVLGKVKVLFKKSREVIDWLNKVINESILGAALIRVINSQQLEYEKFFNASTQAKNIGISILRLFAWLIPIIVFTANMAGLMILALGGHYVIKGSMTIGDFAAFNSYLALLIFPILVIGFMSNVIAQATASFGRISQVLNAEDPAETGTLTTSLAGAIEVEAVSISYGEKSSLKDISFKVEPGSKIAIIGPTAAGKSQLLYLLTGLIQADSGKVLYDGKPIEEYQSEAFHAQVGFVFQDSIMFNMSIRENIAFSDLVTDESLEKSIATAELKDFIDAMPDGLNTKVSERGLSLSGGQKQRIMLARALALNPKILLLDDFTARVDPQTEQKILANITANYPGLTLISVTQKIAAVQHYEKIILLMQGELLAEGTHEELMQKSPEYIQILNSQQSTSNYEL
- a CDS encoding ABC transporter ATP-binding protein, which gives rise to MNYNLNSLPDGAAKSSAWSGVKSLLKLVEQERKTLIIALCTVLLNASLNLLGPFLIGHTIDKYILTKQYHGVLVFSGILLAMYITAFVSSYFQTKLMGGLGQRIIFELRNTIFNKIQQLPLAFFNENKAGDLISRVNNDTDKLSQFFSQALMQFISNIVIMVGAGIFLLIINIKLGMAALVPAAFILIFTKLISPWIKKKNALNLKSTGAMSAEIQESLNNFKVIIAFNRRDYFRKRFDQANQKNYKTAIGAGLANNIFLPVFGLFSSIAQLTVLSFGIYLITQGNFTIGLLVSYLSYATNFYNPLRQLAALWTSFQLALAGWDRIGQILSLNNNLVTISYDDTANPTDAVLEFRNVHFGYPGGYEILHNISFAMERGKTYALVGPTGGGKTTTASLMARLYDPLEGTILLSGRDIRTYSAEERAAKIGFILQEPFLFTGTVRENILYSNSRYHKFSNEQFLNVLKEAKLEGLLATFEDGLDTAILSGGNSLSIGQKQLIAFMRAVLRKPELLILDEATANIDTITEQLLGQILANLPKETTLVVIAHRLNTIENADEIFFINSGEVTRAGSFKEAVDRLMHGKRLS